A DNA window from Actinokineospora baliensis contains the following coding sequences:
- a CDS encoding ABC transporter permease, protein MRNLTPRSLLLGLAAPLGALVFAALVCGVILAATGHPPMDTVDAMATAAQRPRTLVNSLNSATVYYLAAVAVAIGFRMKLFNIGVDGQYRLAAMLSAALAGAAFMENLPSFLRIALTIGVAMLVGAGWAGLAALLKVTRGVSEVISTIMLNAIATYLVSYLLNPARLAEATPGSNNIGTAKITEGGQVGGFEVSGSSTKVFGLVILAAIVGLLYWFVLSRTKFGFELKATGLSESAAVASGVSVRKMVIISMLLSGAVAGLVGMPQLLGSSYTYALDFPPGLGFVGIAVALLGRNHPIGMVVAALLWGFLDNAANALDISGVPREIVLIMQGVIVLSVVVAYELVRRYRVRAEQHKVGEALGRTKTLEEVSA, encoded by the coding sequence ATGCGCAACCTCACCCCCCGCTCCCTGCTGCTCGGCCTGGCCGCCCCCCTCGGCGCCCTGGTCTTCGCCGCCCTGGTCTGCGGTGTCATCCTCGCCGCGACCGGGCACCCGCCGATGGACACCGTGGACGCCATGGCCACCGCGGCCCAGCGGCCGAGGACCCTGGTCAACTCGCTCAACAGCGCCACCGTCTACTACCTGGCCGCCGTCGCCGTGGCCATCGGGTTCCGGATGAAGCTGTTCAACATCGGCGTCGACGGGCAGTACCGGCTGGCCGCGATGCTCTCGGCCGCGCTGGCGGGCGCGGCGTTCATGGAGAACCTGCCCTCGTTCCTGCGGATCGCGCTGACCATCGGGGTCGCCATGCTGGTCGGGGCGGGCTGGGCCGGGCTCGCGGCGCTGCTCAAGGTCACCCGCGGCGTGTCCGAGGTGATCTCGACGATCATGCTCAACGCGATCGCCACCTACCTGGTCTCCTACCTGCTCAACCCCGCCAGGCTCGCGGAGGCGACGCCGGGCAGCAACAACATCGGCACGGCGAAGATCACCGAGGGTGGTCAGGTCGGCGGGTTCGAGGTGTCCGGCTCGTCGACGAAGGTGTTCGGGCTGGTCATCCTGGCCGCGATCGTCGGACTCCTCTACTGGTTCGTGCTGTCCCGCACGAAGTTCGGGTTCGAGCTGAAGGCGACCGGGCTGTCGGAGTCGGCGGCCGTCGCCAGCGGGGTCAGCGTGCGGAAGATGGTCATCATCTCGATGCTGCTCTCCGGTGCCGTCGCGGGACTGGTGGGCATGCCGCAGTTGCTGGGCTCCTCCTACACCTACGCGTTGGACTTCCCACCGGGACTGGGTTTCGTCGGTATCGCCGTCGCGCTGCTGGGGCGCAACCACCCGATCGGCATGGTGGTTGCAGCGCTCCTGTGGGGCTTCTTGGACAACGCGGCGAACGCCTTGGACATCTCGGGTGTGCCGCGCGAGATCGTCCTCATCATGCAGGGCGTGATCGTGCTGTCGGTTGTCGTCGCCTACGAACTGGTCCGCCGCTACCGCGTGCGCGCTGAGCAGCACAAGGTCGGTGAGGCCCTGGGCCGCACCAAGACCCTTGAGGAGGTGTCCGCATGA
- a CDS encoding cytidine deaminase encodes MTVDWDALRAAAVSAAALAYCQYSGLQVGAAAVVDDGRIITGCNVENASYGLALCAECTLAGQLRLTGGGRLVALACRSGTGDLLMPCGRCRQVIYELGGPDCLVDTPDGPRPMTDVLPHAFGPHDLPAKEA; translated from the coding sequence ATGACGGTCGACTGGGACGCACTGCGCGCCGCCGCGGTGTCAGCGGCTGCGCTGGCCTACTGCCAGTACTCGGGCTTGCAGGTCGGTGCGGCCGCCGTGGTGGACGACGGCAGGATCATCACCGGGTGCAACGTCGAGAACGCCTCTTACGGCTTGGCGTTGTGCGCGGAATGCACCCTGGCTGGCCAGCTGCGGCTGACCGGCGGCGGCCGCCTTGTCGCGCTCGCCTGCCGCAGCGGCACAGGTGACCTGCTGATGCCCTGCGGCCGATGCCGTCAAGTCATCTACGAACTCGGCGGACCCGACTGCCTCGTCGACACCCCGGACGGCCCGCGACCCATGACCGACGTCCTCCCGCACGCCTTCGGCCCGCACGACCTGCCCGCGAAAGAGGCCTGA
- a CDS encoding thymidine phosphorylase, producing MFTAIDVIRAKRDGNRLTDDQIDWVVDAYTRGVVADEQMSALAMAVFLNGMDAEETARWTAAMVSSGEVLSLAVDRPTVDKHSTGGVGDKITLPLAPLVAACGAAVPQLSGRGLGHTGGTLDKLEAVPGWRAQLSVDEIQRQLADVGAVVCAATTGLAPADRKLYALRDVTATVESIPLIASSIMSKKLAEGASALVLDVKFGSGAFMKTPADARRLATALVDIGTAHGVRTSALLTDMSIPLGRAVGNAVEVAESVEVLQGGGPADVVELTLALAREMLALAGLSDVDPAAVLASGQAYDVWCRMIAAQGGDPSAPLPTPAHTHTITAPADGTVTTLDAYAVGVAAWRLGAGRARKEDPVQPAAGILCHAKPGDVVRAGDPILELHTDTEDAIPAALTSLDGAFTIGSTAPTRGPLVVEVIRP from the coding sequence ATGTTCACCGCCATCGACGTCATCCGCGCCAAGCGGGACGGCAACCGGCTCACCGACGACCAGATCGACTGGGTGGTCGACGCCTACACCCGGGGCGTGGTCGCCGACGAGCAGATGTCGGCGCTGGCGATGGCGGTGTTCCTCAACGGCATGGACGCCGAGGAGACCGCGCGCTGGACCGCGGCGATGGTCTCCTCCGGTGAGGTGCTGTCGCTGGCGGTCGACCGGCCGACCGTGGACAAGCACTCCACCGGCGGCGTCGGCGACAAGATCACGCTGCCGCTGGCGCCGCTGGTGGCCGCGTGCGGTGCCGCCGTGCCCCAGCTCTCCGGCCGGGGCCTCGGGCACACCGGCGGGACCCTCGACAAGCTCGAAGCGGTGCCCGGGTGGCGCGCGCAGCTCTCGGTCGACGAGATCCAGCGGCAACTCGCCGACGTCGGCGCCGTCGTGTGCGCCGCGACGACCGGCCTGGCCCCGGCCGACCGCAAGCTCTACGCCCTGCGCGACGTCACCGCCACCGTCGAGTCGATCCCGCTGATCGCCAGTTCGATCATGAGCAAGAAGCTGGCCGAGGGCGCCTCCGCACTGGTCCTGGACGTCAAGTTCGGCTCCGGCGCCTTCATGAAGACCCCCGCCGACGCCCGCCGCCTGGCCACCGCGCTCGTCGACATCGGCACGGCCCACGGGGTCCGCACCTCGGCCCTGCTGACCGACATGTCCATCCCGCTCGGCCGCGCCGTGGGCAACGCCGTCGAGGTGGCCGAGTCGGTCGAGGTCCTCCAGGGCGGCGGCCCGGCGGACGTCGTCGAGCTGACCCTGGCGCTGGCGCGGGAGATGCTTGCGCTGGCCGGTCTGTCCGATGTGGACCCCGCTGCGGTACTGGCTTCCGGTCAGGCCTACGACGTGTGGTGCCGCATGATCGCGGCCCAAGGCGGCGACCCCTCGGCCCCACTGCCCACACCCGCCCACACCCACACTATCACCGCCCCCGCCGACGGCACCGTGACCACCCTCGACGCCTACGCCGTGGGAGTGGCCGCATGGCGCCTGGGTGCGGGCCGCGCCCGCAAGGAAGACCCCGTCCAACCCGCCGCGGGCATCCTCTGCCACGCCAAACCCGGCGATGTGGTTCGAGCGGGCGACCCCATCCTCGAACTCCACACCGACACCGAAGACGCCATTCCCGCCGCCCTGACGTCCCTGGACGGTGCTTTCACGATCGGTTCGACCGCGCCCACCCGCGGCCCGCTGGTGGTTGAGGTCATCCGTCCCTGA
- a CDS encoding ABC transporter permease yields MAVAALVVLSAVRALSGATDLTSSGTVQAALTAAVPLAMAALAGLWAERAGVVNIGLEGMMVLGTFGAGYAGYQWGPWAGVVFGLFLGIVGGLLHAVATVSFGVDHIISGVAINLLAPGTALFLSKLYFADAPGGGQKQSPRIEDAAKVTLPGFSDLMGTIENKRWFFVSDLAGVLRGLTTQVSLLTLLAVVLIVATGWVLWRTPFGLRLRSCGEAPSAAESLGVNVYKYKYLAVTASGAFAGLGGAFLAVSSGQFRDGQTGGRGFIGLAAMIFGNWRPGGLATGAGLFGYTDAMALRGSNAVHALLLLLGIALVVVAVIQYRSGHNVLSGVAAAIGVLFGWWYFASDEVPPELVGAAPYVVTLLVLGLASQRLRPPKFVGEPYRRGQAV; encoded by the coding sequence GTGGCTGTGGCGGCCCTGGTCGTGCTGTCGGCCGTCCGCGCTCTTAGCGGCGCGACAGACCTAACGTCTTCGGGCACCGTGCAGGCTGCGCTGACAGCAGCGGTGCCGCTCGCCATGGCGGCTCTCGCCGGTCTATGGGCCGAACGAGCCGGTGTGGTCAACATCGGGCTCGAAGGGATGATGGTTCTAGGCACTTTCGGCGCCGGGTACGCGGGCTACCAGTGGGGGCCTTGGGCAGGCGTGGTGTTCGGGCTGTTCCTGGGCATCGTCGGTGGTCTGTTGCACGCGGTGGCCACCGTGAGCTTCGGCGTCGACCACATCATCTCCGGTGTCGCCATCAACCTGCTGGCGCCGGGGACGGCGCTGTTCCTGTCGAAGTTGTACTTCGCGGACGCGCCCGGTGGTGGTCAGAAGCAGTCGCCGCGGATCGAGGATGCGGCGAAGGTGACGTTGCCCGGGTTCTCGGACCTGATGGGGACCATCGAGAACAAGCGGTGGTTCTTCGTGTCGGACCTCGCGGGCGTCTTGCGCGGTCTTACGACTCAGGTGTCGCTGCTGACGCTGCTCGCCGTGGTGCTGATCGTGGCTACCGGGTGGGTTCTGTGGCGGACGCCGTTCGGGCTGCGGTTGCGGTCGTGCGGTGAGGCGCCTTCGGCGGCGGAGTCGTTGGGTGTGAACGTCTACAAGTACAAGTACCTCGCGGTCACGGCGTCCGGTGCGTTCGCCGGACTCGGTGGGGCGTTCTTGGCGGTCAGCTCCGGGCAGTTCCGCGACGGGCAGACCGGTGGGCGCGGGTTCATCGGCTTGGCCGCCATGATCTTCGGCAACTGGCGGCCGGGTGGGCTCGCCACCGGCGCCGGGCTGTTCGGGTACACCGACGCTATGGCGCTGCGGGGCTCTAACGCTGTGCACGCCCTCTTGCTGCTGTTGGGGATCGCGCTGGTCGTTGTGGCGGTCATCCAGTACCGGTCGGGGCACAACGTCCTTTCCGGTGTGGCTGCCGCGATCGGGGTTCTATTCGGCTGGTGGTACTTCGCGAGCGATGAGGTGCCGCCAGAGTTGGTTGGCGCGGCGCCTTATGTGGTGACGTTGCTTGTGCTCGGGTTGGCCTCGCAACGCTTGCGGCCGCCCAAGTTCGTCGGTGAGCCCTATAGGCGGGGGCAGGCGGTATGA